The Anabas testudineus chromosome 11, fAnaTes1.2, whole genome shotgun sequence genome has a segment encoding these proteins:
- the LOC113154840 gene encoding transmembrane protein 42, with translation MFPGVFYALLAGFLGAVASSSAKLSLGADYLKGVCETGLRTWGEQRKFRQADETTACDRLHIPLRLLCGGLLFTCNAVMWTFLAKALRYSSSSTRTTVTTTASNFISSAFLGQLIFGEAQITLWWVGISLTFSGLLVLQRVSPQDGQQNAVATKDE, from the exons ATGTTCCCGGGAGTTTTCTATGCACTGCTGGCGGGTTTCCTCGGGGCTGTGGCGTCGTCTTCGGCCAAACTGTCCCTCGGAGCCGACTACCTGAAGGGAGTCTGCGAAACCGGACTCCGGACGTGGGGAGAGCAGCGGAAATTTAGACAAGCGGACGAAACTACCGCCTGTGACCGG cttcATATCCCTCTAAGGCTGCTATGTGGCGGGCTGCTTTTCACCTGCAACGCTGTGATGTGGACCTTTCTAGCTAAAGCACTCAGGtactcttcttcttccaccCGAACCACTGTGACCACCACCGCCTCCAACTTCATATCTTCC gctTTTCTGGGCCAGCTGATCTTCGGTGAAGCCCAGATAACATTGTGGTGGGTTGGGATCTCTCTGACCTTCTCTGGGCTGTTGGTTCTGCAGAGGGTTTCTCCACAGGATGGACAGCAGAACGCAGTCGCCACGAAGGATGAATAA
- the exosc7 gene encoding exosome complex component RRP42, which produces MATVQVSEAEKVYILHGIRDDLRVDGRGCEDYRHMEIETDVVSNTDGSAKVTLGLTAVLVGIKAEIGKPRPMVPNEGYLEFFVDCSANATPEFEGRGGEEMGAEISNTLYKVFNNKHSVDLNSLCISAGEHCWVLYVDVLLLQCDGNLYDAISIAIKAALFNTKIPRVHISSDDDGGKEIELSDDPYDCMRLNVENVPCIVTLCKVGHRHVVDATLQEKACSLASLIISVTHKGTVTCVRKVGGGSLDPESIFEMTESGKRVGKALHAPLMKLLQQEESLGKKRQKVGFLG; this is translated from the exons ATGGCAACCGTGCAAGTTAGCGAAGCAGAAAAGGTGTATATTTTACACGGTATACGG GATGATTTACGAGTGGATGGAAGAGGGTGTGAGGACTACAGACACATGGAAATAGAGACTGATGTGGTGTCCAACACCGACGGATCCGCCAAAGTCACACTG GGGCTCACGGCCGTTCTAGTTGGGATAAAGGCTGAAATTGGAAAACCGAGGCCTATGGTGCCAAATGAAGGCTACTTGGAGTTTTTTGTTGATTG TTCAGCAAATGCAACCCCTGAATTTGAGggcagaggaggtgaggagatGGGGGCAGAGATTAGTAACACGCTCTACAAAGTCTTCAACAACAAGCATAGCGTCGACTTGAACAGTCTCTGTATCAGTGCTGGAGAACACTGCTGGGTGCTCTATGTCGATGTGCTG CTCCTGCAGTGCGATGGAAACCTGTATGATGCCATCTCAATAGCTATCAAAGCAGCACTCTTCAACACAAA AATTCCCAGAGTACATATATCATCTGATGATGATGGAGGGAAGGAGATTGAGCTGTCAGATGACCCATATGACTGTATGAGgctaaatgtagaaaatgtgcCCTGTATAGTGACCCTGTGCAAG GTGGGTCACAGACATGTTGTTGATGCAACTCTGCAAGAGAAAGCCTGCTCTTTGGCGAGCCTGATCATCTCTGTCACCCACAAGGGCACGGTCACCTGCGTGAGGAAGGTGGGCGGAGGCAGCCTGGATCCAGAGAGCATCTTTGAAATGACAGAG TCAGGTAAACGTGTCGGGAAAGCTCTTCATGCTCCACTCATGAAGCTGttgcagcaggaggagagttTGGGAAAGAAACGACAGAAAGTTGGTTTTCTTGGTTAA
- the zdhhc3b gene encoding palmitoyltransferase ZDHHC3b isoform X1, which yields MDPNGHDKIVIQTDQRSKQQQETLDKAQPQAQRGQKVGFIPTFIHHYTTSNQQKVCGWCHRRCRMKSPAHRTRDIERQAGYLKPEHCTPPPPRTNSDTMWFIRDGCGIVCGVITWLLVFYAEFVVVFVMLLPAKNVAYSLFNGAIFNSLAFLALASHARAMCTDPGAVPKGNATKEFIESLQLKPGQVVYKCPKCCSIKPDRAHHCSVCKRCIKKMDHHCPWVNNCVGENNQKYFVLFTMYIALISFHALVMVGVHFAFCIEEDWGKCSNFSPPATVILLILLCFEGLLFLIFTAVMFGTQVHSICTDETGIEQLKKEERKWAKKSKWMNMKVVFGHPFSIAWLSPFATPDHGKADVYQYIV from the exons ATGGATCCTAATGGCCATGACAAGATAGTTATTCAGACAGATCAGAGGTCAAAGCAACAGCAGGAGACACTGGATAAGGCACAGCCACAGGCCCAACGTGGACAGAAAGTGGGTTTTATCCCCACGTTTATCCACCACTACACTACATCTAATCAGCAAAAAG TATGTGGCTGGTGCCACAGGCGTTGTAGAATGAAGAGCCCGGCGCATCGCACCAGGGACATTGAGCGCCAAGCTGGCTACTTGAAGCCCGAGCACTGCACCCCTCCCCCGCCCCGCACCAACTCAGACACCATGTGGTTCATCCGCGACGGCTGCGGCATCGTCTGCGGCGTCATCACCTGGCTCCTGGTCTTCTATGCCGAGTTTGTGGTGGTGTTCGTTATGCTGCTGCCCGCTAAGAATGTGGCCTACAGCCTTTTCAACGGGGCGATCTTTAACAGCCTAGCCTTCCTCGCCCTCGCCTCTCACGCCAGGGCCATGTGCACAGACCCT GGAGCTGTACCTAAAGGGAACGCTACGAAGGAATTCATTGAAAGCCTGCAGCTCAAACCTGGACAGGTGGTGTACAAATGTCCCAAATGCTGCAGCATCAAGCCTGACAGAGCTCACCACTGCAG CGTGTGCAAACGCTGCATCAAAAAGATGGACCACCACTGTCCCTGGGTGAACAACTGCGTGGGAGAGAACAACCAGAAGTATTTTGTGCTCTTCACA atgtACATTGCACTAATATCTTTCCATGCACTAGTCATGGTGGGAGTCCATTTTGCGTTCTGTATTGAAGAAGACTGGGGAA AGTGCAGTAACTTCTCTCCACCAGCAACCGTcattctcctcatcctcctctgctTTGAGGGTCTCCTCTTCCTGATCTTCACTGCGGTCATGTTTGGGACTCAGGTCCACTCTATCTGTACTGATGAGACT GGTATTGAGCAGctgaaaaaggaggagagaaaatgggctaaaaaatctaaatggaTGAACATGAAGGTGGTGTTTGGCCACCCATTCTCAATAGCCTGGCTCAGCCCTTTTGCAACACCTGACCACGGCAAGGCAGACGTGTACCAGTACATAGTGTGA
- the zdhhc3b gene encoding palmitoyltransferase ZDHHC3b isoform X2: protein MKSPAHRTRDIERQAGYLKPEHCTPPPPRTNSDTMWFIRDGCGIVCGVITWLLVFYAEFVVVFVMLLPAKNVAYSLFNGAIFNSLAFLALASHARAMCTDPGAVPKGNATKEFIESLQLKPGQVVYKCPKCCSIKPDRAHHCSVCKRCIKKMDHHCPWVNNCVGENNQKYFVLFTMYIALISFHALVMVGVHFAFCIEEDWGKCSNFSPPATVILLILLCFEGLLFLIFTAVMFGTQVHSICTDETGIEQLKKEERKWAKKSKWMNMKVVFGHPFSIAWLSPFATPDHGKADVYQYIV, encoded by the exons ATGAAGAGCCCGGCGCATCGCACCAGGGACATTGAGCGCCAAGCTGGCTACTTGAAGCCCGAGCACTGCACCCCTCCCCCGCCCCGCACCAACTCAGACACCATGTGGTTCATCCGCGACGGCTGCGGCATCGTCTGCGGCGTCATCACCTGGCTCCTGGTCTTCTATGCCGAGTTTGTGGTGGTGTTCGTTATGCTGCTGCCCGCTAAGAATGTGGCCTACAGCCTTTTCAACGGGGCGATCTTTAACAGCCTAGCCTTCCTCGCCCTCGCCTCTCACGCCAGGGCCATGTGCACAGACCCT GGAGCTGTACCTAAAGGGAACGCTACGAAGGAATTCATTGAAAGCCTGCAGCTCAAACCTGGACAGGTGGTGTACAAATGTCCCAAATGCTGCAGCATCAAGCCTGACAGAGCTCACCACTGCAG CGTGTGCAAACGCTGCATCAAAAAGATGGACCACCACTGTCCCTGGGTGAACAACTGCGTGGGAGAGAACAACCAGAAGTATTTTGTGCTCTTCACA atgtACATTGCACTAATATCTTTCCATGCACTAGTCATGGTGGGAGTCCATTTTGCGTTCTGTATTGAAGAAGACTGGGGAA AGTGCAGTAACTTCTCTCCACCAGCAACCGTcattctcctcatcctcctctgctTTGAGGGTCTCCTCTTCCTGATCTTCACTGCGGTCATGTTTGGGACTCAGGTCCACTCTATCTGTACTGATGAGACT GGTATTGAGCAGctgaaaaaggaggagagaaaatgggctaaaaaatctaaatggaTGAACATGAAGGTGGTGTTTGGCCACCCATTCTCAATAGCCTGGCTCAGCCCTTTTGCAACACCTGACCACGGCAAGGCAGACGTGTACCAGTACATAGTGTGA